A stretch of the Elephas maximus indicus isolate mEleMax1 chromosome 3, mEleMax1 primary haplotype, whole genome shotgun sequence genome encodes the following:
- the LOC126073641 gene encoding small proline-rich protein 2E-like yields MSYQQQQCKQPCQPPPVACPPKCPEPCPPPKCPEPCPPPKCPEPCPPPKYPPQPCQQKCPPTQIYQPCQQKCPPKNK; encoded by the coding sequence ATGTCTTACCAGCAACAGCAGTGCAAGCAACCCTGTCAGCCACCTCCTGTGGCATGCCCACCTAAGTGCCCAGAGCCATGCCCACCTCCAAAGTGCCCAGAGCCATGTCCACCTCCAAAGTGCCCAGAGCCATGTCCACCCCCTAAATATCCACCTCAGCCATGCCAGCAGAAATGCCCTCCTACACAGATATACCAACCCTGCCAGCAGAAGTGCCCACCTAAGAACAAGTGA
- the LOC126073647 gene encoding cornifin-B-like, with the protein MSSQQQKQPCTPPPPLQQQQVKQPCQPPPQEPCVPQTKEPCHPKVPEPCHPKLPEPCQPTVTPAPPQQKTKQK; encoded by the coding sequence ATGAGTTCCCAGCAGCAGAAGCAGCCTTGTACCCCACCCCCTCCacttcaacagcaacaggtgaaACAGCCTTGCCAGCCTCCACCGCAAGAACCATGTGTTCCCCAAACCAAGGAGCCCTGCCACCCCAAGGTGCCTGAGCCCTGCCACCCCAAGTTGCCTGAGCCCTGCCAGCCCACAGTCACTCCTGCACCACCCCAGCAGAAGACCAAGCAGAAGTAG